The window CCTGCCCCAGGGCGACCTGATCAGCCACGACTACGCGCTGTTCGGCCGCGGCGATGTCCCGCTGCACCCGGGCGCGGAGAAGTACTACCAGGAGCAGGGACTGCTCTGAGATGACGCCCGCAGGAAAGAGGAAGGGATCGCGCCCCGCCGATGGTGAGCCGTCGGCGGGCGCGGTGCCCGTGCAGAACGACGTGCCAGGCTCCCCCACCGCCCAGGATCCCGTCGTCCCCCGGGACGACCACGTTGCGCCGGATTCCGCCGAGACGCTGCACGACGGTGAGGAGCACGCCCAGGAGGTGCTGCGCGAGCACGACACCGCCAGCCGGTTCCGCACGAACCTGGGCTGGTGGGCGTGGGTCGTGGGCGGCCTGTCCGTAGCGCTGACCCTGTTCCACCTGTACACCGGTGTGTTCGGCTCGCGCACCTCCCTGATCCAGGGTGCGATCCACCTCGGCGGTGCCACCTCGATCATCTTCCTGCTGTACCCGGCCGGGAAGAAGCTCGTCCGGCGCAAGGGTGGGGTGCCCTGGTACGACGTGCTGCTGGCCCTGCTGGGCCTGGCGGTGAACCTGTACATCGTGGTCGAGTACTCCCACCTCACCAGCAACATCGTGCAGATCATGGGGTACCGCGGCATCGACTATGCCGTCGCGGTGCTGGGCATCCTGCTCACGCTCGAGGCCACGCGCCGCTGCGTGGGCCTTCCGATTGTGGTCATCGCCCTGGGCGCGATCGCCTATGCGATCTTCGGGGCGGGCCAGTCATGGCAGGACTTCGCGGTCAGCACCTACTTCACGGCGCGCTCGGGGATCTTCGGAACTCCGATCCAGGTGTCCTCCACCTTCATCTTCCTGTTCCTGCTGTTCGCAGTGGTGCTGATCCACACCAACATCGGTGCGTTCTTCAACGACTTCGCGTTCCGCCTCACCGGGCGCTTCACCGGTGGCCCCGCCAAGGCCGCGGTCGCGGCGAGCGGGCTGCAGGGAATGATCTCCGGTTCCTCCGTGGCCAACACGGTCGCCTCGGGCTCGTTCACCATCCCGATCATGAAGAAGGCCGGCTTCCGCCCCCACTTCGCGGGCGCGGCCGAGGCGACAGCCTCCACCGGTGGGCAGATCATGCCGCCGATCATGGGTGCCGCTGCGTTCATCATGGCCGAGTACACGGGCATCCCGTACAGCCAGATCATCATCATCGCGATCATCCCGGCGGCTCTGTACTTCCTGGGCGCCTTCCTCTCGGTGCACTTCGAGGCGAAGCGGCACGGGATCAAGGGCCTGCTGCGCTCCGAACTGCCCAGCTGGAAGAGCCTGCTGACGCGGATCGACCTGCTGCTGCCGCTGATCGTGATCGTGTGGATGATGCTCTCGGGCTTCTCGCCGGCCAGAGCGGCCCTGTGGGGCGTGGGCGTGGCCTTCGTGCTGAGCTTCCTGCGCAAGTCCACCCGGCTGTCCTTCACGGGGATCGTGAAGACCCTCGAGGCGGGTGCCCGCACGGCCCTGCCGGTGATCGCCGCCTGCGCCACGGCCGGGATCGTGGCGGGCACCGTGACCGGGACCGGCCTGGGCGGCCGGCTCGGGAACAGCCTCATCGACCTGGCACAGGGCAACTTCCTGCTGGTGCTGCTGCTGACGATGATCGCCTGCCTGGTTCTCGGTATGGGCCTGCCCACCACCGCGAACTACGTGGTCACCGCCACGGTGGCGGCCCCCATCCTGTACAACAACTTCGACGTGCCGCTGATCTCGGCGCACATGTTCGTGTTCTTCTTCGGGATCCTCGCGGACATCACCCCACCGGTGTGCCTGGCCGCCTACGCGGGATCCGGGATCGCGGGATCGAACCCGCTGCGCACGGGCGTCACG is drawn from Brachybacterium muris and contains these coding sequences:
- a CDS encoding TRAP transporter permease, coding for MPVQNDVPGSPTAQDPVVPRDDHVAPDSAETLHDGEEHAQEVLREHDTASRFRTNLGWWAWVVGGLSVALTLFHLYTGVFGSRTSLIQGAIHLGGATSIIFLLYPAGKKLVRRKGGVPWYDVLLALLGLAVNLYIVVEYSHLTSNIVQIMGYRGIDYAVAVLGILLTLEATRRCVGLPIVVIALGAIAYAIFGAGQSWQDFAVSTYFTARSGIFGTPIQVSSTFIFLFLLFAVVLIHTNIGAFFNDFAFRLTGRFTGGPAKAAVAASGLQGMISGSSVANTVASGSFTIPIMKKAGFRPHFAGAAEATASTGGQIMPPIMGAAAFIMAEYTGIPYSQIIIIAIIPAALYFLGAFLSVHFEAKRHGIKGLLRSELPSWKSLLTRIDLLLPLIVIVWMMLSGFSPARAALWGVGVAFVLSFLRKSTRLSFTGIVKTLEAGARTALPVIAACATAGIVAGTVTGTGLGGRLGNSLIDLAQGNFLLVLLLTMIACLVLGMGLPTTANYVVTATVAAPILYNNFDVPLISAHMFVFFFGILADITPPVCLAAYAGSGIAGSNPLRTGVTALRLAIAGFLIPFVFVLEPALLLEGTIGELIPALVTVILGMTVIAAALAGHLVVRTQVWEKTVLIVSGVMMVYPSIPVSIVGMVLAAVVVVVQVIRRRNAGTGGSDSTGRVDPKAAATA